A part of Homoserinibacter sp. YIM 151385 genomic DNA contains:
- a CDS encoding phosphocholine cytidylyltransferase family protein, which translates to MTTQIVILAAGMGSRLGRSLPKPLTELSDGRTIMQQQFDNIHQAFGKKAKVTIVVGYKMEYIVEAFPQADFVYNEQYDQTNTSKSLLRALQATKPGGVLWMNGDVVFDPAALERAAKLVAQDQSFVSVNTAKVSDEEVKYTTDAEGYIRELSKTVKGGLGEAVGINHVSSGDRGALVRHLERVEDQDYFERGIELAIERDRLRFEPVDISDLYAVEIDFAEDLERANLFV; encoded by the coding sequence GTGACCACCCAGATCGTGATCCTGGCCGCAGGGATGGGCAGCCGCCTCGGCCGCTCGCTGCCGAAGCCGCTCACCGAGCTGAGCGACGGCCGCACCATCATGCAGCAGCAGTTCGACAACATCCACCAGGCCTTCGGCAAGAAGGCCAAGGTGACGATCGTCGTCGGCTACAAGATGGAGTACATCGTCGAGGCGTTCCCGCAGGCCGACTTCGTCTACAACGAGCAGTACGACCAGACGAACACCTCGAAGAGCCTGCTCCGCGCGCTCCAGGCGACGAAGCCGGGCGGCGTGCTGTGGATGAACGGCGACGTCGTGTTCGACCCGGCCGCCCTCGAGCGCGCCGCGAAGCTCGTCGCGCAGGATCAGAGCTTCGTCAGCGTCAACACCGCGAAGGTCTCCGACGAGGAGGTCAAGTACACGACCGACGCCGAGGGCTACATCCGGGAGCTCTCCAAGACCGTCAAGGGCGGGCTCGGCGAGGCCGTCGGCATCAACCACGTCTCCTCCGGCGACCGCGGCGCCCTCGTCCGCCACCTCGAGCGCGTCGAGGACCAGGACTACTTCGAGCGCGGAATCGAGCTCGCGATCGAGCGCGACCGGCTACGCTTTGAGCCGGTCGACATCTCCGACCTCTACGCGGTCGAGATCGACTTCGCCGAGGATCTGGAGCGAGCGAACCTCTTCGTCTAG
- a CDS encoding ABC transporter permease — MSDTTAERPAPAGRSSSPATRYRRSLWLLTKRDLRVRYSTSALGYLWSILDPLLMAGIYWFVFTQVFNRDSVGHHPYIVFLLSALLPWMWFTGSVSDATRAFTREAKLIRSTTIPRSIWVLRLVCSKGLEFLFSLPVLAAFAIWTGAELRWEIVFFPVAIVLQAILIFGIGLIVAPLVVFFRDLERAVKLVLRFMFYASPIIYGLADLRDLGLHQLAAFNPLFGIFSLYRAAFFEGQLDWYVIGVGAAISVALLVIGLLVFRRAIPTVLKEM; from the coding sequence ATGAGCGACACCACGGCAGAGCGCCCGGCCCCGGCCGGGCGCTCTTCGTCGCCCGCGACCCGGTATCGGCGATCGCTCTGGCTCTTGACGAAACGCGACCTTCGCGTCCGCTACTCGACCTCCGCGCTCGGCTACCTCTGGTCGATCCTCGACCCGCTCCTCATGGCGGGCATCTACTGGTTCGTCTTCACGCAGGTCTTCAACCGCGACAGCGTCGGCCACCACCCCTACATCGTCTTCCTGCTCTCGGCCCTCCTCCCCTGGATGTGGTTCACCGGCAGCGTCTCGGACGCGACCCGGGCGTTCACGCGCGAGGCGAAGCTGATCCGCTCGACGACGATCCCGCGCTCCATCTGGGTGCTGCGGCTCGTGTGCTCGAAGGGGCTCGAATTCCTCTTCAGCCTGCCGGTGCTGGCGGCCTTCGCGATCTGGACCGGCGCGGAGCTGCGCTGGGAGATCGTCTTCTTCCCGGTCGCGATCGTGCTGCAGGCGATCCTCATCTTCGGGATCGGGCTCATCGTCGCGCCGCTGGTCGTCTTCTTCCGCGACCTCGAGCGGGCCGTGAAGCTCGTCCTGCGATTCATGTTCTACGCCTCGCCGATCATCTACGGCCTCGCCGATCTCCGGGACCTCGGGCTCCACCAGCTCGCCGCCTTCAATCCGCTCTTCGGGATCTTCTCGCTCTACCGCGCCGCCTTCTTCGAGGGCCAGCTCGACTGGTACGTCATCGGCGTCGGCGCCGCGATCTCGGTCGCCCTCCTCGTGATCGGGCTGCTCGTGTTCCGCCGCGCGATCCCGACCGTCCTGAAGGAGATGTGA
- a CDS encoding DUF3039 domain-containing protein: MREADGPGQGGGTDVLDRELEKLLNEEQLEDGDHERFSHYVPKDKILESALTGKPVRALCGKKWIPGRDPEKFPVCPDCKRVYERMKK; encoded by the coding sequence ATGCGTGAAGCGGATGGTCCCGGTCAGGGCGGCGGCACGGATGTGCTCGACCGCGAGCTCGAGAAGCTGCTCAACGAGGAGCAGCTCGAGGACGGCGACCACGAGCGCTTCTCGCACTACGTGCCGAAGGACAAGATCCTCGAGTCGGCCCTCACCGGCAAGCCGGTGCGCGCGCTCTGCGGCAAGAAGTGGATCCCGGGCCGCGACCCCGAGAAGTTCCCGGTCTGCCCCGACTGCAAGCGCGTCTACGAGCGCATGAAGAAGTAG
- a CDS encoding ABC transporter permease, with protein MVAELLGLRLRVIANTLRGSRRDVGSRAIAILAAIAAPLLAIALLRGLAGRPDGALEDATLILATWTPVLALLVPVLRRAPDPAHPRAFIPFGLRAPAVALVLLGYAVLSLPSLVLGIAAVGLVDAWSRAGAPPAAALASAVSIYLVGLLLAVIGRVIGGSSSRGLGTRVARVVAVLVLVLLAIRLLPVLVGDPRYAFGRLAELAASLDGTPVAVLAQHPVLARDGLGGADAGILLGGVLAAAVLWGAWMLWIAVAMRGSVVRRRIGIDLSAGWFRILGGGPTGAVAARSVTYWLRDPRYAGSFAFLPLLPFLIVGVGLVGGVPISTTALVALPLMVLVLAWATLHNDVAHDSSAIWLHVVSGTSGLADRLGRLVPPLVIGIVMIAIGAPLTAAIVGDSRLVPVVAGVSAALLLGAIGISSAVSARFPYPAPRPGDSAFDAPQASTGSPGGTQALTFLGAMVVAVPALWAGWQALTTPEVDRWSWSGLGLGIGAGVLVAAAGIALGARAFERRGPELLAASLQS; from the coding sequence GTGGTTGCAGAGCTTCTCGGACTGAGGCTCCGCGTCATCGCCAACACCCTCCGGGGCTCGCGGCGGGATGTCGGAAGCCGCGCGATCGCGATCCTCGCCGCGATCGCGGCGCCGCTGCTCGCGATCGCGCTCCTGCGCGGGCTCGCCGGGCGGCCGGACGGCGCACTCGAGGATGCGACGCTCATCCTCGCGACCTGGACGCCCGTGCTCGCCCTCCTCGTCCCGGTGCTGCGCCGCGCGCCCGACCCCGCGCATCCCCGCGCCTTCATCCCCTTCGGGCTCCGCGCGCCGGCGGTCGCGCTCGTGCTCCTCGGCTACGCCGTGCTGAGCCTCCCCTCGCTCGTGCTCGGCATCGCCGCGGTCGGCCTCGTCGACGCCTGGAGCCGCGCCGGCGCGCCCCCCGCCGCCGCGCTCGCCTCGGCCGTCTCGATCTACCTCGTCGGGCTCCTGCTCGCGGTCATCGGGCGGGTCATCGGCGGCTCGTCCTCGCGCGGCCTCGGCACGCGCGTCGCCCGCGTCGTCGCGGTGCTCGTGCTCGTGCTCCTCGCGATCCGCCTCCTGCCGGTGCTCGTCGGCGACCCGCGCTACGCCTTCGGACGTCTCGCCGAGCTCGCGGCCTCCCTCGACGGGACGCCCGTCGCCGTGCTCGCGCAGCATCCGGTGCTCGCGCGCGACGGCCTCGGCGGCGCGGACGCCGGCATCCTGCTCGGCGGCGTCCTCGCGGCGGCCGTCCTCTGGGGGGCGTGGATGCTGTGGATCGCGGTCGCGATGCGCGGCTCGGTCGTCCGCCGCCGGATCGGGATCGACCTCTCGGCCGGCTGGTTCCGCATCCTCGGGGGAGGGCCGACGGGGGCGGTCGCGGCGCGCAGCGTCACCTACTGGCTGCGCGACCCGCGCTATGCCGGCTCCTTCGCGTTCCTCCCGCTGCTGCCGTTCCTCATCGTCGGCGTCGGCCTCGTCGGCGGGGTCCCGATCTCGACGACCGCACTCGTCGCGCTGCCGCTCATGGTGCTCGTGCTCGCGTGGGCGACCCTCCACAACGATGTCGCCCACGACTCGAGCGCGATCTGGCTGCACGTCGTCTCGGGGACGAGCGGTCTCGCCGACCGCCTCGGCCGACTCGTGCCGCCGCTCGTGATCGGGATCGTCATGATCGCGATCGGCGCGCCGCTCACGGCCGCCATCGTCGGCGACTCGCGGCTCGTGCCGGTCGTCGCCGGGGTCAGCGCGGCCCTCCTGCTCGGAGCCATCGGCATCTCGAGCGCCGTCTCCGCCCGCTTCCCGTACCCGGCGCCCCGCCCCGGCGACAGCGCCTTCGACGCGCCCCAGGCCTCCACCGGGAGCCCCGGCGGCACGCAGGCGCTCACCTTCCTCGGCGCCATGGTCGTCGCGGTGCCCGCGCTCTGGGCCGGCTGGCAGGCGCTCACGACGCCCGAGGTCGACCGCTGGTCGTGGTCGGGGCTCGGGCTTGGGATCGGGGCGGGCGTGCTCGTCGCGGCCGCCGGGATCGCGCTCGGCGCGCGCGCCTTCGAGCGCCGCGGGCCGGAGCTGCTCGCCGCATCCCTCCAGAGCTGA
- a CDS encoding CDP-glycerol glycerophosphotransferase family protein, whose amino-acid sequence MSLRTDITSARKVFRNIIRSRRTRREIVRREREFPRPEAGTIRIAVYFADTRVNLYQIRQWYAPLRELAKVHPVAIITRSPGSALTINEESGLPVMYLRSVVELEEFVAEQDIRIVLYVNQNTKNFQMFRYGRMWHTFINHGESDKMYMTTNQFKAYDYALVAGQAAIDRLSRKLWDFDVERKALPIGRPQADHFAGEGELPYTPDERTVVLYAPTWEGDRPAAAYGSIASHGVALAEAVLASPRHRLVYRPHPRSGVIDEVYRAANERIIQAIAAANAQDASARHVFDDGPALGWQLAHADVAITDISAMVYDRLATGRPIIVARPVSPDAEIDEEGFLGSAEWLRAPEAGRVLELVEKVQGDPAARENLEHWARHHFGDTSPGATTARFHAAIEQLMGEWARHAELHAGEPRSSESDPLDDEDDEGMPGGGD is encoded by the coding sequence ATGTCGCTGAGGACCGACATCACGTCCGCGCGGAAGGTGTTCCGCAACATCATCCGGTCGCGTCGCACGCGTCGGGAGATCGTGCGGCGCGAGCGCGAGTTCCCGCGTCCCGAGGCGGGCACGATCCGCATCGCGGTGTACTTCGCGGACACCCGCGTGAACCTCTACCAGATCCGCCAGTGGTACGCGCCGCTCCGTGAGCTCGCGAAGGTGCACCCGGTCGCGATCATCACCCGGAGCCCCGGCTCCGCCCTCACGATCAACGAGGAGTCCGGCCTCCCCGTCATGTACCTGCGGTCGGTCGTCGAGCTCGAGGAGTTCGTCGCCGAGCAGGACATCCGGATCGTGCTCTATGTCAACCAGAACACCAAGAACTTCCAGATGTTCCGGTACGGCCGCATGTGGCACACGTTCATCAACCACGGCGAGTCCGACAAGATGTACATGACCACGAACCAGTTCAAGGCCTACGACTACGCGCTCGTCGCGGGGCAGGCGGCGATCGACCGGCTGAGCCGCAAGCTCTGGGACTTCGACGTCGAGCGGAAGGCGCTCCCGATCGGCCGCCCGCAGGCCGACCACTTCGCGGGCGAGGGCGAGCTGCCCTACACGCCCGACGAGCGCACCGTCGTGCTCTACGCCCCCACCTGGGAGGGCGACCGCCCGGCGGCCGCGTACGGCTCGATCGCCAGCCACGGGGTCGCGCTCGCGGAGGCCGTGCTCGCCTCGCCGCGCCATCGGCTCGTCTACCGCCCGCATCCTCGCAGCGGCGTCATCGACGAGGTCTACCGGGCCGCCAACGAGCGCATCATCCAGGCGATCGCCGCCGCGAACGCGCAGGATGCGAGCGCGCGCCACGTCTTCGACGACGGCCCCGCCCTCGGCTGGCAGCTCGCGCACGCCGATGTCGCGATCACCGACATCTCGGCCATGGTCTACGACCGGCTCGCGACCGGCCGGCCCATCATCGTCGCGCGCCCCGTCTCCCCGGATGCGGAGATCGACGAGGAGGGCTTCCTCGGCTCGGCCGAATGGCTTCGCGCCCCCGAGGCGGGCCGCGTCCTCGAGCTCGTCGAGAAGGTCCAGGGGGACCCGGCGGCACGCGAGAACCTCGAGCACTGGGCGCGGCACCACTTCGGCGACACCAGTCCCGGCGCGACGACCGCGCGCTTCCACGCCGCGATCGAGCAGCTCATGGGCGAGTGGGCGCGCCACGCCGAGCTGCACGCCGGGGAGCCGCGCTCGAGCGAGTCCGACCCGCTCGACGACGAGGACGACGAGGGGATGCCGGGCGGCGGCGACTGA
- a CDS encoding ABC transporter ATP-binding protein, translated as MAAERSPRTGTIRVDAVGIRFKRNRSSRRSFKDLFAGSRRRTKPSEFWALRDVSFEVSPGEAIGVVGRNGQGKSTLLKLVAQVMLPDEGHVHVEGGVAPLIEITGGFVNDLTVRDNVYLTAGLHGMTKAEIDAAFDEILDFAEIHDFVDTPYKHLSSGMKVRIAFAVISRLEEPVMLVDEVLAVGDKAFREKCYRRIEELLAGGRTLFFVSHSERDLLRFCTRGLYLDQGSLILDAPIREVVDRYNADYNAG; from the coding sequence ATGGCCGCCGAGCGATCCCCCCGGACGGGCACGATCCGCGTCGACGCCGTCGGCATCCGATTTAAGCGCAACCGCTCGTCGCGGCGCAGCTTCAAGGACCTCTTCGCGGGCTCCCGCCGGCGCACCAAGCCGAGCGAGTTCTGGGCGCTCCGCGACGTCAGCTTCGAGGTCAGCCCCGGCGAGGCGATCGGCGTCGTCGGCCGCAACGGCCAGGGCAAGTCGACGCTGCTCAAGCTCGTCGCGCAGGTCATGCTCCCGGATGAGGGGCACGTCCACGTCGAGGGCGGCGTCGCGCCGCTCATCGAGATCACCGGCGGCTTCGTCAACGACCTCACGGTGCGCGACAACGTCTACCTCACGGCCGGGCTGCACGGCATGACGAAGGCGGAGATCGACGCCGCCTTCGACGAGATCCTCGACTTCGCCGAGATCCACGACTTCGTCGACACCCCCTACAAGCACCTCTCGAGCGGCATGAAGGTGCGCATCGCCTTCGCCGTCATCTCCCGGCTCGAGGAGCCGGTGATGCTCGTCGACGAGGTCCTCGCGGTGGGCGACAAGGCCTTCCGCGAGAAGTGCTACCGCCGCATCGAGGAGCTGCTCGCGGGCGGGCGCACCCTGTTCTTCGTCTCGCACAGCGAGCGCGACCTGCTGCGCTTCTGCACGCGCGGCCTCTATCTCGACCAGGGCTCCCTCATCCTCGACGCCCCCATCCGCGAGGTCGTCGACCGCTACAACGCCGACTACAACGCGGGCTGA
- a CDS encoding CDP-glycerol glycerophosphotransferase family protein, with product MSEPARVGEEGPVLDPAMATFTFGAGNARKLLRLPLYGLGALASRVVPRRDRLWVVGSGIGLGEGALPLALAVREHLERNVRVVWLAGGRDELLAARRLGLDAVLKDGWRGFRLTLRARVAIVTHGFGDVNRYAVQGATVVQLWHGIPLKRLHLDSPATLRVSFLPDLPPVRALLRRAYRAAGRGIALFPVSSDRVAARIRTAFGIPADRVVVTGDIRDDVLLRGTAAERRAHGRRLLEGAVGALPEGARVVLYAPTWRDGRPDPGIPSPREWSALESWLERRDAVLLVRSHPLGRGSYADGAEGSARIRMLDTAGLADVTPALPAVDALVTDYSSIAYDFALTGGAIVFLAPDVERYAKSRGLYEPYRDVTAGRHQTSWTGALGLLEAWADDRLAGEDAQHAERLRREHFDLLDGRATERVLTEILRRIGRPVPASLRVAGDGASGSAGTPRLERPAVTGLAFDAPRAELRVRTTGLPRGARLVLAGGRATVEDAGSGEEAVFPLLRERWGAEHLALPSGDYALRIERDGEAPATRLELGARPVHALHDLLRLDAVAEAGGLVVRIGPPLADDELGAAAQARLEREYRAAPDSPEEAVFFESFYGRSASCNPLGIDRALARLHPEVTRYWSVADASVEVPPGAVRIVEGTREWWRVRRSARLLVVNDWLRKRWRRRPYQRVLQTWHGTMLKRLALDRAARGIRTRLAVLRERDRWDVLLAQNRYSAEIFRSAYAFRGPIWIEGYPRDDVLAEPDTSAIRGRLGIPADARVVLYAPTWRDDRTEMVDYLELESFAEELPEDAVLLVRGHSRTLPFGRDLRGERLVDATTYPSVADLLAVADILVTDYSSVMFDFATRDRPYVFFTPDLAHYSEDLRGFYFDLLAEAPGPVVSSREGLLEVLSALVRGEDDAAAFAGRRRVWRERFTPMDDGDAGERVVARLRREGLLG from the coding sequence GTGAGCGAGCCGGCGCGGGTCGGCGAGGAAGGCCCGGTACTCGACCCCGCCATGGCGACGTTCACCTTCGGCGCCGGCAACGCGCGCAAGCTGCTCCGGCTCCCGCTCTACGGGCTGGGCGCCCTCGCGTCCCGCGTCGTGCCGCGACGCGACCGCCTGTGGGTCGTCGGCTCCGGGATCGGGCTCGGCGAGGGCGCCCTCCCGCTCGCGCTCGCCGTCCGCGAGCACCTCGAGCGCAACGTGCGCGTCGTCTGGCTCGCGGGCGGCCGCGACGAGCTCCTCGCGGCTCGGCGGCTCGGGCTCGACGCGGTCCTGAAAGACGGCTGGCGCGGCTTCCGGCTGACGCTGCGGGCGCGGGTCGCGATCGTCACGCACGGCTTCGGGGATGTGAACCGCTACGCCGTCCAGGGCGCGACGGTCGTGCAGCTCTGGCACGGCATCCCGCTGAAGCGCCTGCACCTCGACTCCCCCGCCACGCTCCGCGTGTCGTTCCTCCCCGACCTCCCGCCCGTGCGGGCGCTCCTGCGTCGCGCCTACCGCGCGGCCGGACGCGGCATCGCGCTCTTCCCGGTCTCCTCGGATCGCGTCGCGGCGCGCATCCGGACCGCCTTCGGCATCCCGGCCGACCGCGTCGTCGTGACGGGCGACATCCGCGACGACGTGCTGCTGCGGGGCACCGCGGCCGAGCGGCGCGCCCACGGCCGCCGGCTGCTCGAGGGCGCCGTCGGCGCGCTGCCGGAGGGAGCCCGCGTCGTGCTCTACGCGCCGACCTGGCGCGACGGCCGCCCCGACCCCGGCATCCCCTCGCCCCGGGAGTGGTCCGCGCTCGAGTCGTGGCTCGAACGCCGGGATGCCGTGCTGCTCGTCCGGAGCCACCCGCTGGGCCGAGGCTCCTACGCGGATGGCGCGGAGGGCTCGGCGCGGATCCGGATGCTCGACACGGCGGGACTCGCGGACGTCACCCCCGCGCTGCCCGCCGTGGACGCGCTCGTGACCGACTACTCCTCGATCGCCTACGACTTCGCGCTCACCGGCGGCGCGATCGTGTTCCTCGCGCCCGATGTCGAGCGCTACGCGAAGTCGCGCGGCCTCTACGAGCCGTACCGCGACGTCACGGCCGGGCGACACCAGACGAGCTGGACCGGCGCGCTGGGGCTGCTCGAGGCCTGGGCCGACGACCGGCTCGCGGGCGAGGACGCGCAGCACGCGGAGCGACTGCGCCGCGAGCACTTCGACCTCCTCGACGGCCGGGCGACCGAGCGCGTGCTCACGGAGATCCTGCGCCGCATCGGCCGGCCCGTGCCGGCCTCGCTCCGGGTCGCGGGCGACGGCGCGAGCGGATCCGCCGGGACGCCGCGGCTCGAGCGGCCCGCCGTGACGGGTCTCGCCTTCGACGCGCCCCGGGCCGAGCTGCGCGTGCGGACGACCGGACTCCCCCGCGGCGCGCGGCTCGTGCTCGCGGGCGGGCGGGCGACCGTCGAGGATGCGGGCTCCGGCGAGGAGGCCGTCTTCCCGCTGCTGCGCGAGCGCTGGGGCGCCGAGCACCTCGCGCTCCCCTCCGGCGACTACGCGCTGCGGATCGAGCGCGACGGCGAGGCGCCCGCCACCCGGCTCGAGCTCGGCGCCCGGCCGGTCCACGCCCTCCACGACCTCCTGCGCCTGGACGCCGTCGCCGAGGCCGGCGGGCTCGTGGTGCGCATCGGCCCGCCGCTCGCCGACGACGAGCTCGGCGCCGCCGCGCAGGCCCGCCTCGAGCGCGAGTACCGTGCGGCGCCCGACTCGCCCGAGGAGGCCGTCTTCTTCGAGAGCTTCTACGGACGATCGGCCTCCTGCAATCCGCTCGGCATCGACCGCGCGCTCGCGCGGCTCCACCCCGAGGTGACCCGGTACTGGAGCGTCGCGGACGCCTCCGTCGAGGTGCCGCCCGGCGCCGTCCGCATCGTCGAGGGCACGCGCGAGTGGTGGCGGGTCCGCCGCAGCGCGCGGCTCCTCGTCGTCAACGACTGGCTCCGCAAGCGCTGGCGCCGCCGCCCGTACCAGCGGGTGCTCCAGACCTGGCACGGCACCATGCTCAAGCGGCTCGCGCTCGACCGGGCCGCCCGCGGCATCCGCACCCGGCTCGCCGTGCTCCGCGAGCGCGACCGCTGGGACGTGCTCCTCGCGCAGAACCGCTACAGCGCCGAGATCTTCCGCTCGGCCTACGCGTTCCGCGGGCCGATCTGGATCGAGGGCTATCCGCGCGACGATGTGCTCGCCGAGCCCGACACCTCGGCCATCCGCGGCCGGCTCGGGATCCCCGCCGACGCCCGCGTCGTGCTCTACGCGCCGACCTGGCGCGACGACCGGACCGAGATGGTCGACTACCTCGAGCTCGAGTCCTTCGCCGAGGAGCTGCCCGAGGACGCCGTGCTGCTCGTGCGCGGGCATTCGCGCACGCTCCCCTTCGGCCGGGACCTGCGGGGCGAGCGGCTCGTCGACGCGACCACCTACCCGAGCGTGGCCGACCTCCTCGCGGTGGCCGACATCCTCGTGACCGACTACTCCTCGGTCATGTTCGACTTCGCGACCCGCGACCGCCCCTACGTCTTCTTCACGCCCGACCTCGCGCACTACAGCGAGGATCTGCGCGGGTTCTACTTCGATCTGCTCGCCGAGGCCCCGGGCCCGGTCGTCTCCTCGCGCGAGGGCCTCCTCGAGGTGCTCTCGGCACTCGTGCGCGGCGAGGACGACGCGGCGGCGTTCGCGGGGCGGCGGCGGGTGTGGCGCGAGCGCTTCACCCCCATGGACGACGGGGATGCGGGCGAGCGCGTCGTCGCGCGACTCCGGCGCGAGGGACTGCTGGGCTGA
- a CDS encoding ABC transporter ATP-binding protein, whose amino-acid sequence MERDDEQGTGERASSSEGAESAAPAAHAPRSSTPRAAAKPAARTTAAKAGTAKSGTANSGTAKPSPRATTARAAAKPSAAKSGTAKSSTGKSAAAKSTTPRTTTAKAAAAKSPAAKGTAAKPAAAKTGTTRSTTAKAAGTPRTTAAKSTAAKSTAAKPAAARKPAATRARAAAATTTAADAAAATAAEPLTADPETASAVGSTGAEESSTETAAETEPQAAVGASEPPARPNRSRAASSATRTRSTPASRAAQAAKAVEPEAAQPETVQPEAAQPEPVLAPEPVVAEPVAPEPVAEPEPTSAPAADAAAPAVVLTGLLKRYGGTVAVDSIDLEVPAGSFFGIVGPNGAGKTTTLSMLTGLIRADAGSIAINGIDVAADPKGARRSVGVLPDRLRLFDRLTGGELLAYSGSLRGLDRATVRARTADLASAFGLTGSLGRLVADYSIGMTKKVAIAAALIHSPRLLVLDEPFESVDPVSAAVVIRTLERYVRAGGTVLMSSHSMDLVERVCDSVAVIAEGRVLASGPMTEVLQGSSLEDRFVELAGGATAVEGMEWLQSFSD is encoded by the coding sequence GTGGAGCGAGACGACGAGCAGGGGACAGGCGAGCGCGCCTCGTCGTCCGAGGGGGCGGAGTCCGCTGCGCCGGCCGCGCACGCACCGCGTTCGAGCACGCCCCGCGCCGCCGCGAAGCCCGCCGCCCGCACCACGGCCGCGAAGGCCGGAACCGCGAAGAGCGGCACCGCGAACAGCGGCACCGCGAAGCCGTCGCCTCGCGCGACGACGGCCCGCGCCGCCGCGAAGCCCTCCGCTGCGAAGTCGGGCACGGCGAAGAGCAGCACCGGCAAGAGCGCGGCGGCGAAGTCGACCACGCCGCGCACGACGACCGCGAAGGCCGCGGCGGCGAAGAGCCCGGCGGCGAAGGGCACGGCGGCGAAGCCGGCCGCGGCGAAGACCGGCACGACGCGGTCGACGACCGCGAAGGCGGCCGGAACGCCCCGGACCACGGCGGCGAAGTCGACTGCCGCGAAGTCGACCGCGGCGAAGCCCGCGGCGGCGCGCAAGCCCGCCGCGACGCGCGCGCGAGCCGCCGCGGCGACGACCACGGCCGCGGATGCGGCGGCGGCGACCGCCGCGGAGCCGCTGACGGCCGACCCCGAGACCGCTTCCGCCGTCGGCTCGACCGGCGCGGAGGAGTCGTCGACGGAGACCGCCGCCGAGACCGAGCCCCAGGCCGCGGTCGGCGCGTCCGAGCCCCCGGCGCGGCCGAACCGCTCCCGCGCCGCGAGCAGCGCCACCCGCACGCGCTCGACGCCCGCATCCCGCGCCGCCCAGGCTGCGAAGGCGGTCGAGCCCGAGGCCGCCCAGCCCGAGACCGTCCAGCCCGAGGCCGCCCAGCCCGAGCCGGTCCTCGCGCCCGAGCCGGTCGTCGCGGAGCCCGTCGCGCCCGAGCCGGTCGCCGAGCCCGAGCCGACGTCCGCTCCCGCGGCCGATGCCGCCGCGCCCGCCGTCGTGCTCACCGGCCTCCTCAAGCGCTACGGCGGCACCGTCGCGGTCGACTCGATCGACCTCGAGGTGCCCGCCGGGAGCTTCTTCGGCATCGTCGGCCCCAACGGCGCCGGCAAGACGACGACGCTCTCCATGCTGACGGGGCTCATCCGCGCCGACGCGGGCTCGATCGCGATCAACGGCATCGACGTGGCGGCCGACCCGAAGGGCGCCCGCCGCTCGGTCGGCGTGCTGCCCGACCGCCTGCGTCTCTTCGACCGCCTCACGGGCGGCGAGCTGCTCGCCTACTCCGGGTCCCTCCGCGGCCTCGACCGTGCGACGGTCCGGGCCCGCACCGCCGACCTCGCGAGCGCCTTCGGCCTCACGGGCAGCCTCGGCCGTCTCGTCGCCGACTACTCGATCGGCATGACGAAGAAGGTCGCGATCGCGGCCGCGCTCATCCACTCGCCGCGGCTGCTCGTGCTCGACGAGCCCTTCGAGTCGGTCGATCCCGTCTCGGCCGCGGTCGTCATCCGGACGCTCGAGCGCTACGTGCGGGCCGGCGGCACCGTGCTCATGTCGAGCCACAGCATGGACCTCGTCGAGCGGGTCTGCGACTCGGTCGCCGTGATCGCCGAGGGGCGCGTGCTCGCCTCCGGCCCCATGACCGAGGTGCTCCAGGGGTCCTCGCTCGAGGACCGCTTCGTCGAGCTGGCCGGCGGCGCGACCGCGGTGGAGGGCATGGAGTGGTTGCAGAGCTTCTCGGACTGA